A window from Zingiber officinale cultivar Zhangliang chromosome 7A, Zo_v1.1, whole genome shotgun sequence encodes these proteins:
- the LOC121999739 gene encoding root phototropism protein 2-like codes for FSINPARLLLLIILKSRIFSQDLPSDIVVQVGKVDFQLHKFMLVAKSGLIRRKVIESKRADLGRRIDLSEVPGGAAAFEKAAMFCYGVSFEISVNSVAAVRCAAEYLQMTEDYCRGNLVQRTEEFINQIALKTLPGAVALLRSCDDAPDLLRPGEHVRIVQRSVDVISLKACNEANFPTRSPADWWAAELALLFPTSFKKILTGMKSRGAAPKSLAVAIVTYAEKSLPNLLLSEGAARPFVTGSDAARARQRCLLDSLVSILPPDRDAPLPVGFIYRLLRAAVFLGASEACRRELERRASASLDQAAVANLLTISLDYSGERVVDLDSARRIVASFAEREASASAGGGVLYGSGFKGVCSSPAVHKAARTVDSFLGEIATDKELSVSKFAGIAGALPKSARRFDDDLYRAVDIYLKAHPSLDEIEREKVCSVMDPLKLSYEARLHASQNRRLPLQIVLHALYYDQLQLQGGEEARMPAWGRDQGLTADDMSLIRENENLRLELARMKIYVSQIQQQGMSGLKMESKNSFFSSVSRTLGKLNPFKQVGSKDTSSIENREVIGMEMMAKPRRRRRFSIA; via the exons TTTTCAATTAATCCTGCACGTTTACTTCTGTTAATCATATTGAAATCCAGGATCTTTTCCCAAGATCTTCCAAGCGACATCGTCGTTCAGGTCGGAAAGGTTGACTTTCAGCTCCACAAG TTCATGCTGGTGGCGAAGAGCGGTTTGATCCGGCGGAAGGTGATTGAATCGAAGAGGGCAGACCTCGGCCGCCGCATAGATCTGTCCGAGGTGCCTGGCGGCGCGGCGGCGTTTGAGAAGGCTGCAATGTTTTGCTACGGGGTCAGCTTCGAGATATCTGTCAACAGCGTGGCGGCGGTGCGGTGCGCCGCCGAGTACTTGCAGATGACGGAAGACTACTGCCGCGGCAACTTGGTGCAGAGGACGGAGGAGTTCATCAACCAAATCGCGCTCAAGACGCTGCCCGGCGCCGTTGCCTTGCTGCGCTCCTGCGACGACGCCCCTGATCTCCTTCGCCCCGGCGAACACGTTCGGATCGTGCAGCGCTCCGTGGATGTTATCAGCTTGAAGGCGTGCAACGAGGCTAACTTTCCAACACGCTCGCCGGCGGACTGGTGGGCCGCTGAGCTCGCGTTGCTCTTTCCCACCTCGTTCAAGAAGATACTCACCGGTATGAAATCCCGCGGAGCCGCTCCCAAGTCCCTCGCCGTCGCCATCGTGACGTACGCTGAGAAATCCCTACCCAACCTCCTGCTTTCCGAAGGCGCCGCCCGGCCGTTCGTCACCGGCAGCGACGCTGCCCGCGCCCGCCAGCGCTGCCTCCTTGATTCCCTCGTCTCCATCCTCCCACCGGACCGTGACGCCCCCCTCCCGGTCGGCTTCATCTACCGCCTGCTCCGGGCGGCGGTATTCCTCGGTGCTTCTGAGGCATGCCGGCGGGAGCTCGAGCGGCGAGCCTCTGCCTCCCTCGACCAGGCGGCCGTAGCCAACCTCCTCACGATCAGTCTGGACTACTCCGGCGAGCGCGTCGTGGATCTCGACAGCGCTAGGAGGATCGTGGCCAGTTTCGCGGAGAGAGAGGCGAGCGCCTCCGCCGGGGGCGGCGTTCTCTATGGTTCTGGTTTCAAAGGCGTATGCTCCTCGCCGGCGGTGCATAAGGCGGCGCGAACGGTGGACAGCTTCCTGGGGGAGATAGCCACGGACAAGGAGCTGTCGGTATCCAAGTTCGCTGGCATCGCCGGGGCTCTCCCCAAGTCGGCGCGACGCTTCGACGACGACCTATACCGCGCCGTCGACATCTATCTCAAG GCCCATCCTTCTCTGGATGAGATCGAGAGGGAGAAAGTGTGCAGCGTGATGGATCCACTGAAGTTGTCATACGAAGCCCGACTACATGCATCTCAGAACAGGCGACTACCCCTTCAAATTGTGCTCCACGCGTTGTACTACGACCAACTGCAGCTTCAGGGTGGGGAGGAGGCAAGGATGCCGGCGTGGGGACGAGACCAAGGGCTGACGGCCGACGACATGTCACTGATCAGAGAGAATGAGAATCTGCGGTTGGAGCTTGCGAGGATGAAGATATACGTTTCGCAGATTCAGCAACAAGGGATGAGCGGCCTGAAAATGGAGAGCAAGAACTCATTCTTCTCCTCGGTTTCACGAACTCTCGGAAAGCTCAATCCCTTTAAGCAAGTTGGTTCGAAAGATACTTCCAGCATCGAGAACAGAGAGGTAATTGGTATGGAGATGATGGCGAAgccgaggaggaggagaaggttcTCCATAGCTTGA